CCAGCCGGCACCCGGTCGCCGCCGCGGTTGCGCGCGCGGCAGGCGCAAAAGCGCCGCTGCCGGACATCGCGGAGGTGCCGGGGCAGGGCGTTTCCGGCGTGGTCGATGGCGTCGACATCAGGCTGGGGCGGCCGTCCTGGTGCGGCGCCGATGAGGCGGCTAACCAGATTCTCCAGAACGATCCCGAGGCATCCGTCGTCGCGTTTCGACACGGTTTGACGCGCCATGTCTTCGCAGTCCGGCAGCGGATCCGTCCTGATGCGGCGAACACCGTCTCTGCGCTGCAGCGGGTCGGCTTGACGGTGGAGATGCTGTCCGGCGACCGGGAGCCGGCCGTCAGGGCCGCTGCCGAGACGCTCGGCATTCATCATTGGCGTGCCGAGGTGACCCCGGTCGACAAGATCGCCCGCATCGACGAGCTCGCGCGCCACGGCCACAAGGTGCTGATGGTCGGAGACGGCCTGAACGATGCGCCGGCGCTGGCCGGTGCTCACGCCTCGATGTCGCCGGTCAGCGCGACGCACCTCAGTCAGTCGGTGGCGCATGCGGTGTTCCTCGGCGAGCGGCTTGCACCCGTGCAAGCCGCGATCGCCATTTCGCGCCAGGCGGTGCGGCTGATGCGGCAGAACCTCTGGCTCGCGGTGATCTACAACGCGCTCGCTGTCCCGCTCGCCATGGCCGGCCTGGTGACGCCGCTGATCGCCGCGGCCGCGATGTCCACCTCGTCGCTGCTCGTGATGCTCAATGCCTTGCGCGCGCGCCGGCAGAGGGAGCCCGCCTGATGGAAGTCCTGCTCTATCTGGTGCCGCTTGCGATCGTACTTGGCGCGTTCGGCCTCGCGGCCTTTCTCTGGTCGCTCAAGAACGGCCAGTATGATGATCTGGATGGCGCCGCCTGGCGGGCGATCGCCGACGATGAGCCGGCTGAGACATCCTCCACCTCGGCGCACCCGGCGAGCGCCCAGCATCGTCAACGCGATCGCAACCCGCGCGAAGGCCATCAGCAGCGTCCATCAGGACGCCCGCGTGGCGGACCGAGCGGGATTCGACAATCCGGGACGATCCCGGCCGCTCAGCCATGGCCGCCCACCTATCAATAGCAGCTGGGGGATTGGTCAGTTTATCGGAAGCGCAAGAAGAATGTCGGCTTCAGCCGTGAACATGCGCTAGCAGTCTGCTGAAGAACCCGCTCGCCACGGAGAGGGCTTGATGATTCACTTTATCATCCCGATTCGGTGGAGGCGATCATGCGCGGCAGGTTTACGGATCAGGGCGGCCTGTTTTCGTACATCGCGCCGGAAAAGCGTGTGCCAGCGAACCATCCGCTGCGGAAGGTCCGGGAACTTGTCCGGGATGTCTTGAATGATTTGAACCGCAGCCTTGGGAGGCTCTACGCCAGCGAGGGACGTCCTTCGATCCCTCCGGAGCAATTGCTGAGCGCCTTGCTGCTGCAGGTGTTCTACGGCATCCGCTCGGAACGCCAGTTGATGGAACAACTGGACTACAATCTTTTGTACCGCTGGTTCGTGGGGCTGTCGCCGGACGATCCGGTCTGGGATCCGACCACCTTCACCAAGAACCGGGAGCGGCTGCAGAACGGCGATGTGTTCACGAAGTTCATGACCTGGCTTCTGAACCATCCGCAGGTCAAGCCGCTGCTGTCGGACGAGCACTTCTCGGTGGACGGGACGCTGATTGAAGCCTGGGCTTCACAGAAGAGTTTTCGTCCCAAGGACGGCTCCGGCGACGATGATGACGGCGCCAACTTCCACGGCCAGAAGCGCAAGAACGACACCCATGCGAGTACCAGCGACCCGGACAGCAGACTTTATCGCAAGGCGGCCGGACGGGAAGCCAAGCTTTGCTATATGGGCCACGCCACCATGGAGAACCGGCATGGGCTGGCGGTGGCCGGCAGGGTCACGCATGCCAATGGCACCGCCGAACGCCGGGCTTCGGAGATCATGCTGAAGGCGAGACGCAAAGCCGCAGGTCGCCGCATCACGGCCGGTGAGGACAAGGCGTACGATACCGCCGATCATGTCGCCAATCTTCGCGCCATCGGCGTGACGCCGCATGTGACGCAGAACCAAGCCGTCACCAAAACCGGCAAGACCCGCAACAGCGCCATCGACGAACGAACCACGCGGCATCCGGGATATGGCATGTCGCAATCACGCCGGGCGATGATCGAATGCATCTTCGGATGGGGCAAGCAGCACGGCACCATGCGCAAGACCAAATATCGCGGCATCGCGCGCGTCGCCGCCGACTTCCTGCTCAATCTGATCGCCTACAACCTGATCCGCATTCCCAAACTGCTTGCCGCTTAGCCACCCGCGTCAGGGTACACCCAGCACCAGCCTAGGAAATTACAACCAACTCCACCGCGTCGCCCCCAACAACGACCGGCAAGAACACGAAAACTCTCCATTTCAAGGTTTTTCAGCAAACTGCTAGATCGTGATTTCGTCAGATCAATGATGCGTAGCACCGTAACCAAAACGACGCGCGAACCCGACTTGAACTACAAGCTCGACCTCATCCCTATTTCGCAGAGAAAGGTATTCTCATGCCCTCAAGGGCATGGCCTAGCCTCTCGACGATCCTTTCCGAAGTTTCTCGCTTAGTTATCCCGTCGTAAGGACGCGAACGTAGCCACTGCGAACTAGGTGTGTACCCATAAACCCGGCGGCGTCATGTGACTGTTAACTACGCCGCTTTGCTCCTATAACGACCAAGTTCGTGGGGTAGCGCAGTATGTCGCGATGGGCCAACACCGGGCATTAAGTTTGGCTCTATCTTTTATCGTTTGCTCTCTCGATGCCGACGGACCCAAGTGGCTCGACGCTTCGGCCGCTGGTGTGCTGTACAGTCAGTCCGTCACTAATCTCGCCGCCAGACTTGATTGCCGCAGATTGAACTCCAAAAAGGCGGTCAAAAACGACACCAATCAATGCGCCAAATGCAGTTTCCGATGCTCCCAGCCACATCTTGAACTCGTTAACCTGATAGCTTGAGAAGAACGCAAATCGCGCAACGATATAAAGCAAGCTCAAACAGAAAATTGCCACCACTAAGTACATCGTTAGAGCCGCTAGAACGTCCAGGCGTTCGAATGCCCCCGCAGGCGCGGGCGCGGTATTTGCAACCACGTATTTCAAAAACGAGCTGGCATAGATCAGAGTAACTGGCGCAACAATCAGGATACTTCCTATTTGATCTCGAAAGTCGGTGAACCGTGTGGCCACCGCTATACACCCGATGGCCACAACATGGGTCATCAGCACCGACAACCCGCATGCGTAACGGAATGTACGTGCCTGCATTATCAATTCGCCTCGGTGGCTTGTTGTAAAGAAGCAGCTATCGAACTTTTTATTCGGTCTTGGAGCACGCGAATTTCCGAGTCGTGTTCGAGACCTATGTGCTCGAAGAGGTCACTGCGCTCCGGAAAAAGCTCTGCTGTCGTTCTGACCATGGGCTCAAAGTCAATGACTGTGATCTGAGGCTCAAGGTTTCGGCTGAAGCCCAGAGCGACGTAAAATCGATGACGCTCGATCCAATGGGGTGATTTTAGCGCGAGTTCCGAGCTCTTTCCGAGAAGCTCAACCTCGTAGGTGCCAGCTACACTATCAGTGGCAGTTACCAGGTAGCTAACTGACTTGACGTGGTTTGTAACTCTTCCTTCACAGCCGTTCTTGCTTGGCTTTTCATCGTATAGACGAAGAAGAGCTTGGCATATGAGGGGCTCAACTCTTAGGTCGCTTCGAAAAAACCGCCTGAGTGCCTTTGCGTTTGCAATTTGCGGTTCATCTAGCCCACCCGTCACCTCCTCGTCCTCAGTATTGGCCGGAGCCGTTCGAATTCGGCAGTGCTTGTAAATTTTCTGTAGCTCGTAGAGAGACTTTCCGGTTACATCACACGGATCAGACAAGGGCAGCGAAGTCGGCGGGGCAATTTTGATCGTCGACGGTGGTATCCCACCAGTCGTCTCACGCGAGATCGGCACGGTGGGATGAGACGGCCCCGGGCCAGGCAAGCTTTTCAGATCAAAATCTGTCGAGAATGATGGACCCACGCTCACACAGAGAAAGTAAATACCGGCGCCGAAAAATACTCTCCACATATCCTTACGCGCCTCCCGAACCCGAACTCAGGCTGCGATTGCAAGCTAACGACGATCTTAGGCTTTTCTCGCCCGGTTGCACAGCCTGTTTCGGCCCTTCGTCCGCTCCTAGAGCCGGCGTCCGGTTAGGGTCACTTTCGACGGTTTCAGCGGAGATTGTCGGCTGGCTGATGTCCGCTTTTACTCCGTAAGGGTCCGACTGGGACCTGCCCAGAGGCGTTGCGTCCGGTCAGCCCCCTGTGATTCAAGCTTCGAAACTGGGGCTCGAATCATGCACTACGAACTCGCCGATGATGAATGGATCGCAAGCCCATGCTGCCGAACAAGCCGCGTGGCGTTCACGGATTAACGACCATCGAGTCCTCAATGGCATGTTCTGGGTCTTGCGCTCTGGAGCACCTTGGCGTGATCTGCCCGAGATATTTGGTCCGTCCACCACATGCTATAACCGGTTCGTCCGTTGGCGGCGGGCTGATGTCTGGGGCCGCATCATAGACACACTTGCTGCTGCCCAAGATGCCGCTGTCCAAATGATCGACACCTCGATGGTCCGCGTGCATCAACATGGAGCCTACATCACTAGGAATCAGTGCCAATCGATGGGAAGGTCACGCGGCGGCT
This portion of the Bradyrhizobium diazoefficiens genome encodes:
- a CDS encoding IS5 family transposase, producing MRGRFTDQGGLFSYIAPEKRVPANHPLRKVRELVRDVLNDLNRSLGRLYASEGRPSIPPEQLLSALLLQVFYGIRSERQLMEQLDYNLLYRWFVGLSPDDPVWDPTTFTKNRERLQNGDVFTKFMTWLLNHPQVKPLLSDEHFSVDGTLIEAWASQKSFRPKDGSGDDDDGANFHGQKRKNDTHASTSDPDSRLYRKAAGREAKLCYMGHATMENRHGLAVAGRVTHANGTAERRASEIMLKARRKAAGRRITAGEDKAYDTADHVANLRAIGVTPHVTQNQAVTKTGKTRNSAIDERTTRHPGYGMSQSRRAMIECIFGWGKQHGTMRKTKYRGIARVAADFLLNLIAYNLIRIPKLLAA